The following coding sequences lie in one Hydrogenophaga sp. PBL-H3 genomic window:
- a CDS encoding TA system antitoxin ParD family protein, translating into MPTTGSAFSSVKLPAGLVQQAREAAQPQRRSVAGQIEYWATLGRIAEETGLTVQEAREAIARYDAAARHAVAADPLDAIEARFLAAESSGRLAQAVRQTVQDNRSKAPTARRAA; encoded by the coding sequence ATGCCCACCACCGGTTCCGCATTTTCGTCTGTCAAGTTGCCCGCCGGGCTGGTTCAGCAAGCCCGTGAGGCGGCGCAGCCACAGCGGCGCTCGGTGGCCGGGCAGATCGAGTACTGGGCCACGCTCGGGCGCATTGCCGAAGAGACCGGCCTCACGGTGCAGGAAGCGCGCGAGGCCATTGCCCGTTACGACGCGGCCGCTCGGCACGCCGTGGCTGCCGATCCGCTCGATGCGATCGAGGCGCGTTTTCTGGCCGCTGAATCGAGCGGCCGCCTGGCTCAGGCGGTGCGCCAGACCGTGCAGGACAACCGCAGCAAGGCCCCCACCGCCCGCCGCGCTGCGTGA
- a CDS encoding zeta toxin family protein → MTPPVFYLLAGPNGAGKSTLYRAAVAEGLIPADIEFVNADLFEAAELAQVADPKARSEQAREWADRRRAMLLATGLSFASETVFSHPSKLQLMKDARAAGFRTVLLVVCVDDAQQLVRRVAQRVREGGHAVPPDRILARYPRTLAHLKDAVRLADLALLYDTSGTAIQPPRLVARCRQGLPAVMPGQLPDWASAVLAD, encoded by the coding sequence GTGACGCCGCCGGTTTTTTACCTGCTCGCCGGGCCCAACGGCGCGGGCAAGTCCACCCTGTACCGTGCGGCGGTGGCCGAGGGCCTGATTCCCGCCGACATTGAGTTTGTCAACGCCGACCTGTTTGAGGCGGCAGAGCTCGCGCAGGTGGCAGATCCGAAGGCGCGTTCGGAGCAGGCGCGCGAGTGGGCCGACCGACGCCGCGCCATGTTGCTGGCCACCGGCCTTTCGTTCGCGAGCGAAACCGTGTTCTCCCACCCCTCCAAGCTGCAGCTCATGAAGGACGCCCGGGCAGCGGGTTTTCGTACCGTGTTGCTCGTGGTGTGCGTGGACGATGCTCAGCAACTGGTGCGCCGGGTGGCTCAGCGGGTGCGAGAAGGAGGCCACGCCGTGCCGCCTGACCGCATCCTCGCGCGCTACCCACGTACCCTGGCGCATTTGAAAGACGCCGTGCGCCTGGCCGATCTGGCCTTGCTCTACGACACCTCGGGCACCGCCATTCAGCCGCCACGGCTGGTGGCCCGCTGCCGCCAGGGCTTGCCGGCGGTGATGCCGGGCCAATTGCCGGACTGGGCGTCCGCCGTGCTGGCCGACTGA
- a CDS encoding YgiQ family radical SAM protein: MNAPVDVSFFARAAKPITSYRPYWAKRFGVAPLLPMSRAEMEKLGWDSCDIILVTGDAYVDHPSFGMAVIGRVLEAQGFRVGIIAQPDWQSAEAFKALGKPNLFWGVTAGNMDSMINRYTADRKIRSDDAYTPGDVGGKRPDRAAIVYSQRCREAFKDVPIVLGGIEGSLRRIAHYDYWSDKVRRSVVVDSKCDLLLYGNAERALVEVAHRIAAREPIEHITDVRGTAFVRRPHDPTAEGWIEIDSTEVDMPGRVEDHINPYLTTSEQAQAQGETCSKEDGGAAPATANPAIQPLKFVPNPALQSKRKPPARDRSVIRLPSYEQVKSDAVLYAHANRVLHLETNPGNARALVQAHGEGATARDVWINPPPIPLTTAEMDFVFDLPYARSPHPAYADEHGKHDGATKIPAWEMIRFSVNIMRGCFGGCTFCSITEHEGRIIQSRSEESIIKEVEDIRDKVEGFTGVVSDLGGPTANMYRLGCKTPEIEAACRKPSCVYPGICSNLTTDHGPLIKIYKRARELRGIKKVLIGSGLRYDLAIKSPEYVKELVQHHVGGYLKIAPEHTEGGPLSKMMKPGIGSYDRFKQLFEKFSEEAGKKQYLIPYFIAAHPGTSDEDMMNLAVWLKKNGFRADQVQTFYPSPMATATAMYHTNLNPLKGISRDAQRAERVDIVRGDKRRRLHKAFLRYHDSNNWPLLREALKTMGRADLIGNGKHHLIPTFQPMTDGSYQSARRKNSTPVGKAVQPAAGRLLTQHTGLPPRVTGAGRPGSPVGAGKRKPR; this comes from the coding sequence ATGAACGCTCCCGTCGACGTCTCCTTTTTCGCTCGCGCTGCCAAGCCGATTACCAGCTACCGCCCGTATTGGGCCAAGCGGTTCGGGGTGGCGCCCCTGCTGCCGATGAGCCGCGCTGAAATGGAGAAGCTGGGCTGGGACAGCTGCGACATCATCCTGGTGACCGGGGACGCCTACGTGGACCACCCCAGCTTCGGCATGGCGGTGATCGGGCGCGTGCTGGAGGCGCAGGGCTTTCGCGTGGGCATCATTGCCCAGCCCGACTGGCAGAGCGCCGAGGCCTTCAAGGCCCTGGGCAAGCCCAACCTGTTCTGGGGCGTGACCGCCGGGAACATGGACTCCATGATCAACCGCTACACGGCGGACCGCAAGATCCGCAGTGACGACGCCTACACCCCCGGCGACGTGGGCGGCAAACGGCCGGACCGCGCGGCCATCGTCTACAGCCAGCGCTGCCGAGAAGCCTTCAAGGACGTGCCCATCGTGCTCGGTGGCATCGAAGGCAGCCTGCGCCGCATCGCGCACTACGACTACTGGAGCGACAAGGTGCGCCGCAGCGTGGTGGTGGACAGCAAGTGCGACCTGCTGCTGTACGGCAACGCCGAGCGCGCGCTGGTCGAGGTGGCGCACCGCATCGCGGCCCGTGAGCCGATCGAACACATCACCGACGTGCGCGGCACCGCTTTCGTGCGCCGCCCGCACGATCCCACGGCAGAAGGCTGGATCGAGATCGATTCCACCGAGGTCGACATGCCGGGCCGCGTGGAAGACCACATCAACCCCTACCTGACCACCAGCGAGCAGGCGCAGGCGCAGGGGGAGACGTGTTCGAAGGAAGATGGCGGTGCCGCGCCCGCAACGGCCAACCCTGCCATCCAGCCGCTGAAGTTCGTGCCCAACCCCGCGCTGCAAAGCAAACGCAAGCCACCGGCACGCGACCGCTCGGTGATCCGCCTGCCCAGCTACGAGCAGGTGAAAAGCGACGCTGTGCTGTATGCCCATGCCAACCGCGTGCTGCACCTGGAAACCAACCCTGGCAACGCCCGTGCGCTGGTGCAGGCCCATGGTGAAGGCGCCACGGCGCGCGACGTGTGGATCAACCCGCCGCCGATCCCGCTGACCACGGCCGAGATGGACTTTGTCTTTGACCTGCCGTACGCGCGCAGCCCGCACCCGGCCTACGCCGACGAACACGGCAAGCACGACGGCGCGACCAAGATCCCGGCCTGGGAAATGATCCGCTTCAGCGTGAACATCATGCGCGGCTGCTTCGGCGGTTGCACCTTTTGCTCGATCACCGAGCACGAGGGCCGCATCATCCAGAGCCGCTCTGAAGAATCGATCATCAAGGAGGTGGAAGACATCCGCGACAAGGTGGAAGGCTTCACCGGCGTGGTGTCCGACCTCGGTGGCCCCACGGCCAACATGTACCGCCTGGGCTGCAAGACACCCGAAATCGAAGCCGCCTGCCGCAAGCCCAGCTGCGTCTACCCCGGCATCTGCTCCAACCTCACCACCGACCACGGCCCGCTGATCAAGATCTACAAGCGGGCACGCGAGTTGCGCGGCATCAAGAAGGTGCTGATCGGCTCCGGCCTGCGCTACGACCTCGCCATCAAGAGCCCCGAATACGTCAAGGAGCTGGTGCAGCACCACGTGGGCGGCTATCTCAAGATCGCGCCCGAGCACACCGAGGGCGGGCCGCTGTCCAAGATGATGAAGCCGGGCATCGGCAGCTACGACAGGTTCAAGCAGCTGTTCGAGAAGTTCAGCGAAGAGGCGGGCAAGAAGCAGTACCTCATCCCGTACTTCATCGCCGCCCACCCGGGCACGAGCGACGAGGACATGATGAATCTCGCGGTCTGGCTGAAGAAAAACGGTTTTCGCGCCGACCAGGTGCAGACCTTCTACCCCAGCCCCATGGCCACCGCCACGGCCATGTACCACACCAACCTGAACCCGCTCAAGGGCATCAGCCGCGACGCGCAGCGCGCCGAGCGGGTGGATATCGTGCGCGGCGACAAGCGCCGCCGCCTGCACAAGGCGTTCCTGCGGTACCACGATTCGAACAACTGGCCGCTGCTGCGCGAAGCGCTCAAGACCATGGGCCGCGCGGACTTGATCGGCAACGGCAAGCACCACCTGATTCCCACCTTCCAGCCCATGACGGATGGCAGCTACCAGAGCGCGCGCCGCAAGAACAGCACGCCGGTGGGCAAAGCGGTGCAACCGGCGGCTGGCCGCCTGCTCACGCAACACACCGGTCTGCCGCCGCGGGTGACCGGTGCCGGGCGGCCGGGTTCGCCGGTGGGTGCTGGCAAGCGCAAGCCTCGCTGA
- a CDS encoding cold shock and DUF1294 domain-containing protein produces MQKQGTVVRWDPAKAFGFIRSEQTAADIFFHLRDFSGHQPPREGLPVTFHEIHVGGKGPRALSVEPLRSEVKAPLETPKPIVPPEAELLPRRAPARRSPLPREKRREELPLWIGLGLIAFWLLLWLVGIGMGRFPWVILTAVVLINLGTFYMYWRDKDAAINETQRTPEDQLHMLALAGGWPGAWFAQQILRHKTSKQPFRLYYWFTVGANTTALLGWIAWPAFAG; encoded by the coding sequence ATGCAAAAACAAGGAACCGTGGTGCGCTGGGATCCAGCCAAGGCGTTCGGCTTTATCCGCAGCGAGCAAACCGCCGCCGACATCTTCTTCCACCTGCGGGATTTCAGCGGCCACCAGCCGCCCCGCGAAGGGCTGCCGGTCACGTTCCATGAAATCCATGTGGGTGGCAAGGGGCCGCGCGCCTTGTCGGTGGAGCCGTTGCGCAGCGAGGTGAAGGCGCCGTTAGAAACGCCCAAGCCCATCGTGCCACCCGAGGCCGAGTTGCTGCCCCGCAGGGCGCCCGCCAGGCGCTCCCCCCTGCCGCGCGAGAAACGCCGCGAAGAGCTGCCGCTGTGGATCGGCCTGGGCCTGATCGCCTTCTGGTTGCTGCTGTGGCTGGTGGGCATCGGCATGGGCCGTTTTCCGTGGGTGATCCTCACGGCGGTGGTGCTGATCAACCTGGGCACGTTCTACATGTACTGGCGGGACAAGGACGCCGCCATCAACGAAACCCAGCGCACACCCGAAGACCAGTTGCACATGCTGGCGCTGGCGGGGGGTTGGCCGGGCGCCTGGTTTGCGCAGCAGATCCTGCGCCACAAGACGAGCAAGCAGCCGTTCCGGCTTTACTACTGGTTCACCGTCGGCGCCAACACCACCGCATTGCTGGGCTGGATCGCCTGGCCCGCTTTCGCTGGCTGA